Genomic segment of Novipirellula artificiosorum:
GACAAGGATCCTTAAGCAGAAACACAAAGGTAGAAAAGATGCTCGCGCTAGCTGCGGTGAGAGGACACGAATTAAAAACGCAGATTTCTTAAAAGTTTCCCCGTCGCCTTCCTCCGAGAAGGAAATGCCAACCCAAAAGAGCGAAACGCTGGTTGGCCGCTCGTTGTCACAAGCAGCGTTTCGCAAACCGAATGGACTTAGAAATCCGTCGACTCGCCATCGAACGTTCCCGCATCCGTGGTGCGGGAATTGGGGAAGCCGTAGCGGGGCGTTTTCGGTAGTTGCTTTAACCAACCGCCTGGCAGTGGATCTTGCCGCGTCGTGTGCTGCTTCGATTGCAGCGGAACGCCGAGCGTTCGAAAGGGATAGCGAGCCCACGCCGTGTGCGTCGCCGGTGTGGCATGCTTGGCGTGATCGGTTGCGGACGCGTCGATCACATCCGCTGCTGCGGCAGAGTCGATGGCCGACCCCTCGGCTGCTTCCTGAGGTGGCACTGCAATCGGAAACTCCGCCGCCGAGCCGTTGAGATGGCGATAAAAACTGGGAGGCAGATCAATGGTCTCGGTCTTCCGGCGTGGCCGTTTTGAACTCGATCGGTCGTCACCCGAACCACTCGGTTCGCCATCAAAGCTGGCAAGTCTCGTCGACGACGTCGATTTCGATCGATCCTCGATTGTCGTCGCTTGCTGCACGCTCGACGAGCCAGCAACCGGCCTGCTCAAACCGGGCAGAAGTTTGATGGTGGGGTCCGAAATCACGACGCCACCAGCGCGTCCTTCGAAGCGAACGATAAGACTCAATTGGCGATTCACTCCACCCACTTCATCCCAGGGCACCCAGACGCTGTAGGAGGGGCCCATCGATGTGCGGCTCATGTGTTCTGCAAACTGGTCCGCGGTAAAAACGAACTTGCGTTCCGGCTTAGCCAATTCAGGGTTGATCTGGTCCGCGTCAAACGCGTAGATCGCCAACCCGCCATCAACCACGACGGGATCAGGATCGTTTCCTTCGTAGAAATAGACTCGCCCGCCAAAGCCGCGAACACCCGGTTGTTGGGGCTGATGCAAAACCGTGTCGGTCCACATCACCATCATGCGATTCGGGACCGCCGGATCGGGTTCCTTGTGAAATAGGCTGTTTGGCCATTGCACCTTGTCGGGAACGAACTGACACCCCGGCATGAGTAGCATGAACAAGACCGCCGCGACGATGGCTCGTGATGGAAGCTTCATCGATGGTATTCGTGTCGACATCAAAATCCTCCCTGCTCGACCGATGCATCCGGCATGGCTGGTCCGGTCGACGATAACGGCTGTAGCGAGGGCTCGACAGCAGGCCACATCGGATCGGGCCGATTCTGCGGCTGAGCCCATTCTGCATCGGCGTTTGGATGAACCGCTGGGTCAGCCGGTGGAACCAGGGGCGGATGCACCACTCCGGAACCGTAACCGGTTGCTTGCGAGTCCATGTTGCGCGGTGCCAGACCGCGGGGATCGTCATGCGGGTAGATCACCTCCACTTCATAATCTTCGCACGAAGCGTCGAACAGTGACCCGCTGTTGCAATCGGAAATGATCTCGCCATGAAGGTCAAACACATCGCACGCACACCAACTCATCCGTGCCATTTCGGTTTGTTTCAATCGTTCCATGTCAGACGGCGAACGAACAACGTGAGGCGTCAAGATGATCAGTAGTTCCGCGCGTCGACTGGAAACCGAATCGTAGCGGAACAGATGCTTGATCAGCGGCAGATCACCGAGCCAAGGAACCTTCCGGTGGTGTTGTTTTCGGTTCGTCGAAATCAACCCACCCAAGATAATCGTTTCACCGTCCGCAGCACTCACCGTCGCTTGGGCACTTGCCACGTTCACGCGTGGACTACGTACAACCGTACCATCCGCGCTGATCGACACCGGAATCCCCTCCGATTCCGGCCCCACTTCCGACTTTTCCGCGTCGATTTCCATGGTCACATTGCCTTCGGGACTGATTCGCGGTGTGACACCGAGAATCAGACCAACGTTTTCGAGGGTCACCGTGTTTTGTTGCCCAATCTGGTTGATCGTCGATCCGGTGATCCGCGGAACACGTTGGCCGACCTGAATGAACGCCGGTTGATTGTCAAGGGTTAGCACCTGCGGCCGGCTGAGGACTTCGAGTCGTCGTGATTCTTCGAGTGCCCGCAGCAAGACACTGACGTTTTGGCTGCTCGCTGAAAGGACAAGTCCACCAAATCCCAATTCCGCGTTACTGCGACCGAGGGCAAAATTGGAAAGGCCTTGGCCGCCGACGTTACTGGCATTGGACAATGCGTTGGCGGACCCGCTGTTCCCCAACGGATCCGTACTATTGAAATTGAATCCTGGCTCATTGCTTGCGGAAATGACGGTGTCTTGCGTGACGGAAGAGACCGCGCCACCGGCCTGAGTGAGTTGGGACGTACTGGTGACCGTCAACAAATCACCGAGTAGACTACGATCGAAGAGGACCGAATCTTGAATACCAAGTTCAACGCCGAACTCGTCCGATTCATTGAGCAGCACTTCGGCGATCAGCACTTGAATCATCACTTGAGGCGGTTGTTCATCCAATTTCTCAATCATCCGCCGCACTTCATCAAAGTACCGAGGCGTTGCACTGACGATCAATTTGTTGGACACCGGTTCTGGGACAACCACCACTTCTTTTTCAAGTTGAGCGTAGGGGTTGAGGGTCCCCGGCGAAGCATTTTCCACTTGCCGCGTGTTGCGAAGGAATTCGTTGATGGCCAAGGCGACATCGACCGCTGGCGAGTTTTTGAGCTGGTAGACGGTGTTTTGACGTTGCATCGCATCCGCTTCATCCAGACGGAGCAGGAGCGCATCGACAATCTTCAAATCGCCGTCGGACCCCGTGGCAATAATGCTGTTGCTGCGGACATCCACGGTGAACCGCAGCGGTGCGAGCGAGGACTCGCCCGGAGCGCTGGAAAGCTGCGCCGACGTCACCGGATCCGCACCCGGCTGACTGGGGAGCAACGAGCGAAGCGTTTGGATCAAGCTGGCGGCATCCCCATTTTGAATCGGGAAAATCTTGATTTTCGCGACCATGCCTGGTGAATCCAGCCTTTGGATCAATGCTTCGATGATGTCGAAATTCTCAGCCGGCGCGGAAACGATCAAGCTGTTTTTTCGAGCATCCACGGTGATTTGCACATTTTCCAGAACCCCCGATACGATGGTTCGTTCACGGTCGAGATCGTCGAGCATCAACTCCATCCCCGTCGATCGCGTCGCGGATTGAGCCCCTTGAATCGTTTCCCGCAGCGTTTCCGCCACATCGGCGGCCATGCTGTTTTGGATCGGGAACACTCGAGTCCGCTGGACGGCGCCGCCTTCGAGCGTATCGAGTCGTTCGACCAACCGTGCCACCGCAACCATGTCTCGTGGCGCTGCATCAACAATCAGCGAATTGGTACGAACGTCAACGGTTGACTGAATCGTCGGAGCGAGCTCGCCTTCGCGACCTGCAAAGAAGCTTGCAATCGTTTGCTGCAGCGAGGTCGCCGAGGCATACTTGAGTCGAAAAATATTGAACTGCATCTCCGGTGCAAGCGGGCGGTCCAGTTTGAGAGTCAACTCTTTTAACGCCGTGACGGCTTCTCCCCAGCCGAGTAGCAGCAACGCGTTCGGCTTTGCCAGTGGCGTAACCGTCGCACGTCCTTGCCGAGTACCGAGCAGGTCTTCCTGTGTCTGTTCAATCAACTCTGCCACACGGACTGAACTCGCATGTCGCAAACGAATCAACTCGATGGCCGGCTGCGTCTCACGGCTCAATTGCTCCAGCTCTCGAATGATCTCCGATAGCTGGTCAAGGTCTTGGTCACGACCGCGTAGAATGATCGCATCCAAATCGGGCAAGGTTTCGACTTCGACACCTTCCAACTGGGGCAGCGACGGGGCCAACTGGGGCTGCGACGAGGCCGCGTTTTGGGAGGGTTGAGCAGCATCGGCGTCCTGCTCCCTTGGGCCTTCCTCGTCGGGTTGCCCAGCGGGTTGGCCCGTGGGAGCCGGTAACGGTTCCGGAGCATACAGGTCCTCGGCAACTTGGCCGACCGACTGCTGGATCCCGGTTAACTTGAACAACATCCTGGCCCGTTCCTCTCGCAAGCTCGCCCCTTCGGCATCCACGGCTGTCGACGTTGAGCTCGGCGAGCGTGAGGATTGCATCATCTGCCGGACTTTTGGCTGCACCTCCCGTTTCAACATCAAGACGCGCTGCTGTGTCCCGGCGGTTTGCTGGCGCTGGTAGCGTTCGGCCAACGCCTTCAGCAATTGAGTGAATTGATCGACCGTTCCGACCGGTCCGTCGATCAAAACGTCCTCTCGCTCGAGGTCAAATCCGATCTGCAGCGGACCGGAAGGCGTATCCATCGTCCACGCCGTGACTCCCGTCGCCATTTGCAATCGTTCGCCGAAAAGTCTCAAGACATCATCTCGGATCGCCTTTGATTGCCCCATCGGCAACGGCATCAAACGCCGCGTTCGTTCGGTTTTTTGCGGGGCATCGGTTTGTGCCGAAGGCAGGGCTTGCTGAGAGCGTCTCATTCCTGACGGCGAATTTGGCTTGGGCAAGCGAACCGGGACATCGCGTGGGGTTGTCGGTGTCTGTGTTTGTGGACCGGTGGACTGAGGGGGCTGCAACCGAATGGTGCTTTCCGCCGCTGCGCTGCCATCATCCAGATTCCGATCGATCCGATCGAGCACCTGTTTCAAGAGATCGTGTGCCCAAGGCGGACCGGTCAGTACGAGTCGTCCGTGCTGTTCGTCGGCCTGGATGTGCACGTCCGGAGAATCGGCCACCAGCGGTGCGAAGACCGCCTCGGCTTCTCTGACAGACTTGTGTCGCAGCGCATAGGAAACGACGGCATTCGCATTTTCAGACTGCGCAACCGCTGCTGAGAAACTGACCAGACAACCGGTCAGGGCGAAAACGTAAATGAATGACTGCCGAACCTGGTGCATCCTTGCTTCCGGCTTTCGTGAAAAACGCGTCGTAGGTGGGGAGGGACTCTGCGGCGATGCTAGAGGAAGCGAAAAGCGGGTGTCAAGTCAATTCGACGACTAATTTTTCCCCTTTGATTCCTGTCCGTTGAGCTTGCTTGCTGCTTTTTCCTCGGCGGCACTGCCGCGGAGGTACCTCGGGACCAATTGGGCAGGATCCACCCATTTCTGCAATCTGGCCGCTCGAACCCCCAGCAATCCCACGCCAACCGCATCTGGCTGGGACGCCGCCACCCGCCGTTGGGCAAGATTCCCAAACGGTTTGGCTTCCCCCGCCAGGGCAACCCGCGTGAGATCAACCTGCCGCAGGTCCACCGCCCAATCCGCTGCACCGACAATTTTGACACATTTGGGGTGTGCCGACCAGCGATCCGAAAGTCGGTCCAGGTCCGGGAGAGTATCCAACCTACGGAACGAGCCGGTGAAAAACTGTCCGCGGTAGGCGTCGGTTGCGACCAGGATCACTTCGGGCCCGAGATTCTCCAAAACCGAATTTTCAGAAACCGTCGACTGCTGGCCAGCAGAATCAAGCGACGGGCAAGCCCCAGAAAAGATCGTTGCGGCAATCGCAGCGAGCGAGTCGACCGAAACCAGCGGGACTTGTAGGGAATAGCTAAGCATTTTTGCCAGCGTGACTCCGATTCGAAGCCCGGTGAATGACCCCGGACCGTCCGCGACGGAGATAAAATCGACGCCATCCGATTCACGCCGGCACCAGTCGATGGCGTCCTTTAAAGCGGGCCCTATCGCTGCGGCCGTGCGACTTTTAGCACCTAAATCGTGCTGGTAAACGATGTCCTGGTCGACCAAAATCGCGAGCGATCCCGAGCGACCGGTTGTTTCAATAGCGAGCTGGGTGATCCCGACCATTTGGGGGCTGTTTGCAGTTGAGGGTATCCGAACGGCTGTTTCCGATCCCTAAATCGGCAACGAACTCGATTTCGTGGGATTGCCGTGAAAAAATGCTTCCCCTTACAATCAAGGCTAAACGATTGCGGAGGCTCCGACTAGATTTGCTCTCGTGTGCATTCGCGTCAGCTGCATTTTTTTGTTCATTATTCTTGCCACCTTTCCCACGGGACGTTTCAGTGAAACGCGCGTTGATTAGCGACATTCACGGAAATTTTGATGCACTGACGGCAGTGTTGGCGGATATCCGAAGCGTGGGAGTGGACGACATTTACTGCTTAGGGGACATCATCGGCTATGGCCCCAACCCCTGTGAGTGTCTCGACGCGGTCATGAAGAACGCGAAGTCGACCATCCTGGGGAATCACGACCAAGCAGCGCTGTTCGACCCCGAGGGTTTCAATCCGATGGCGTTGCAAGCGATTTACTGGACCCGTGACCAGTTGGATAACGGACCGGGTTCGTCGGACCAAATCAATGCGCGCTGGGACTTTCTGGGGGAACTGCCGCGTCATGTCGACGAAGGCGAGTACCGTTTTGTTCATGGTTCACCGCGTGATCCGACGAACGAATACGTTTTTCCTGAGTACGTGTTCGACACGCGCAAGATGGAGATTCTGTTTGGCAAAATCCAACAGTATTGCTTCATGGGGCACACCCATTTGCCAGGCGTGTTCACGACCGAATGCGAATTCATTTCGCCCGACGAATGTGATTACGTCTACCAGCTCGGTAACCCGAAGGTGATGGTCAATGTGGGGAGTGTCGGTCAGCCGCGTGATGAAGACAGTCGTGCTTGTTACGCGATTCTCGACACGGATGCCCACACCGTCACCTATCGCCGCGTCGGCTATGATATCGACGCGGTTGCCAATAAGATCTATGGGATTCCCGACTTAGCGGACGCCTTAGGCGATCGACTGAAACACGGCCGCTAATCCGCTTTCGCCATTTCCTTCTCGACTGCCCGGGCCCTCGACGTGACGCGAACTGCAATTCTTAGCGACATCCACGGAAACCTCGCAGCGCTCCGGGCAGTGCTGCTTGACGTCGAGAGCCAGAAAGTGGATCGCATTGTTTGCCTTGGTGATGTCGTCGGTTACGGCCCCCAACCGTGTGCCTGCTTGGATCAAGCGATGAAGTTCGACTTCTGCGTGCTTGGCAATCACGACAGCAGCGCGCTATTCGATCCTGAAGGCTTCAACATCGCGGCGGAGCAAGCGATTTTTTGGACGCGTACTCAACTGGAAAGCGGCTCGGATGGGCCTGACGCCAGCCGTCGGCGAATGGAGTTTTTGTGTAAATTGCCTCGGACCGTCCGGGAAGGGGGCGTGTTGTTTGTCCACGGATCTCCGCGTAGCCCCACCAACGAGTACGTTTTTCCCGAGGACACTCAGAATGGGAAGAAGATGGAGAAATTGTTCTCGCTGATTCCGCATTTGTGCTTCCAAGGTCACACACACGTTCCGGGCATTTTTACGCCTGAATTGCGATTCCTTCGCCCCGCAGACCTTGCCGGCGGCTACGGTGTTTCCAATTCGGCCCATCGGCTGATGATCAACGTCGGCAGCGTTGGCCAGCCTCGTGACGGCGATCCGCGAAGCTGTTATGTGCTTTTCGACGAGCAGGTCGTTGAGTTTCGTCGCGTCGAGTACGACATTGAAGAGACCGTGAAGGAAATCGAAGCGGAACCCGAACTCGACAACTTCCTCGGATACCGACTTCGGGATGGTCGATAGTAGCCCTCCGGCCATGACACATTTTCACTTTTCGCTCCGTCATCACGACGCTGGCACTGCGGCGCGTCGTGGCGAGTTTTCAACGCCTCATGGAACCGTGCAAACGCCCGGTTTTATGCCTGTGGGGACCCAAGGAACGGTCAAAGGAGTGACGATCGATCAGGTCGCCGCCAGCGGGGCGGAAATGATCTTGGGCAACACCTACCACTTGGCACTTCGCCCCGGTCACCAGACGGTGCGGCGATTAGGTGGGCTTCACGGGATGACCGGTTGGAAGGGGCCGATCCTGACCGACAGCGGCGGATTTCAGGTTTTTAGCCTCGAAGCGATTCGAGAAATCAATGAGGAAGCTGCTACGTTCCGAAGCCACATTGACGGTGCCATCATTCGGCTGACGCCCGAGCATAGTATCGAAATCCAAGAATCGCTCGGCAGCGACGTGGCGATGGTTCTCGATCATGTCGTGGCACTGCCGGCGGAGCGACACGAGGTCATCGATGCGATGGAACGATCGATCCGATGGGCTCGGCGCTGCCTCGATGCGGCAACGCGAGAGGACCAGGCTCGCTTTGCGATCGTCCAAGGGGGATTGGACGTTGAGCTACGCCAGCAATGCGCCTCGGAATTGTCGTCGATGGACTTTGAGGGTTTTGCGATTGGCGGGTTGAGCGTAGGCGAGCCGCCACCCGAAATGTATCGCATCACCGAAGCAACCTGCCCCTATTTGCCCGCTGAAAAACCGCGATATCTGATGGGAGTCGGCACTCCGGTGGATCTTCTCGAAAGCGTTGCGCGAGGGGTCGACTTGTTTGATTGCGTCATGCCAACTCGCAATGGACGCAATGCAATGGCGTTCACGGATCAAGGGAAAATTAAAATCCGAAATGCGGTGCATCGCGAAGACATACGTCCTTTGGAAGCATCGTGTCCCTGTTTGGCCTGTCGTCACAGCCGAGGGTACTTGCGGCACTTGTTCGTCGCGAAGGAAATGCTTGGCCCCATCCTGCTTAGCATCCACAACTTGACCTATTACCAACGCTTGATGGCGGGCGTTCGCGAAGCGATCGAACAGGATTTGCTGGGGGAATTCATCGCCAGCAAGAAAGCCGGCTGGGCCTCGTCTCCTTCGTCGTCCTAGGATTCCCGCTGCTCTTGGTTTTTGGGCGAAATCGTTGTTGTGCTGTCCGGCCAGGAGCTCAGCCGGCTCGATTGCCGCAGCCGGATCGGGCCTTCGCGATGCTGGATTCGTCCGAATTTGAATTCCGATCGATCTTCCGACGCGGTGGCCAAATTTGTTACAGCTGCAGCGACGAACCGTAGACACGGTTCATTTCACCATGATGGATCGAGAGGCCTAGGGGGCGAAGTGAAACACCACCGGGCTGCATGTGACGAGGAATTTCATGCGAGTCGTTTTTGAAGGCGCGATTTTCGAGATGTTACCGGTGGGTGGTATCGCGAGGTATTTTACGGACATCATCAACCGATTGCCCGAATCCATCACTCCAATCGTATTGGGCCCCGAAGAGGCCAGCCTCGCTTTTTCCAATCCACACGTCACGTTGAGTGGCGTTCGCACCAAAGCGCCGCTCAAAATGCTGCGGCGTTTTTGGCGAAAAAGCCAACATCGGTTGATCGACCAGCAGATGGACTCGCTCTCGGGCGACCTTCATCACTGGACTTACTATTCCGGACTCTGCCAACGCGAGATCCGGCCTGGGAACGTACAGAATGTGATCACGGTTTATGACTTTATCCATGAGTCCTTTCCTGAACTGGATCCCTCTGGCGCCCATTCCTATTGGAAACGCAAAGCGATTGAGTCGGCAGACCACATTTGCTGTATCTCGCAAACGACCCATGACGATCTTTGCGATCGCTTTCCCGAGGTCGCATCCCGAGCAAGTGTTACGATGCTAGGCAACAGCTTTGTCAACGTCGTGGCCGAACCGGTCACCGGACAATTGGCGAATCGGCCCTACGTTTTGTTTGTGGGTCGCAGAGACAACTACAAAAACTTCCAGACGCTGTGGCATGCTTGGCAGTCGGTTCGATCGCGAGTCCCTGAATTGGCCCTCGTGATCGTGGGGCCACCGATCAAGCGACGTGAAGCGCGTGGCTTAGGCATGAAAGAACAAGAAGAAGGGGTCATTCATCTTGGTGGTGTTAGCGATCCTGTCTTGAAGGGACTCTATCAACACTGTCGTGCGTTTGTGTTTCCCTCGAAGGAAGAGGGGTTTGGGCTGCCCGCCGTGGAAGCCATGGAAAGTGGTGCACCGGTGATCGCTTCGACCTGCCCGGCGCTTCGTGAAGTCCTCGGAAACGTGGGGCATTACTTTGATGCCCACGACGTCGATTCGCTTGCGGATCTTCTCGTTCTTGCAGACCTTGAGCGTCTGCCTCACTGTGAAAAAAAGCTACAATTGGGACTTCAGCGAGCGAGCGAATTGAGTTGGCAAAAGACAGTGGAACAGACGGTTGCGGCCTATCGAACGCTCCGTGGTTCCAGCCCAATCGTTCGAGCCGCGTAGCGCTGCTTCGGGTGCAGACCGTCGCGACCCCACACCAAGGAACACCGTGAACAAGAAACCTCTGAGATCCCTACAGGATGACCCAGACGACGAGCTGCCCGATCAGGCCGGGCCTTCGCAGTCGATCGTGCAGGTGCCTTCCAAACCAGATCAACACCAGATTGCTCAATTCATCACGACGATCAAGAACGCACCGCAACAAGTGGGTGAACACATCATTGCTGCGCTGCAACACGAAAACACCGTTGCTGTCATCACGACGGTAGCGATAGGCCCCGATGGTCAGCAGCGAGTCATCTCTGCTGCACTCAATCCGGCGCGGTTGGAGCAGGTCCAGGAAATCCTGGAAGCTGCTGTGGAAGAACGCGAAGAAGAGGAACCGTGTGTTGGATTTCATTGCCTCGTCAAGCCGAAGCGGTCAACGCCCGGCTGACCAGCACCGGTCGACTCAGTCGGTCGACTCAGTCGGCGACTCGCCAAGCTCAACGATTTCGTTGACGAGCTCCGTATCGATAATGTTCCTCTGTTCGGTCTCTGGATTGAGCAGCAAGCCGAAATCCTCAGGGAGGTATTCCAGCAGCGTTTCGCCATCCACCACAAAACCCTGCACCTCGTCTTCGTCGGTGAACATATCGCCCATCTCTTCAACAAAGATCCCTGCGTTTTCTTCGGAGGTGAAAGCCACCAAGACCTCTTCGCCCTCAATCTCGGCGGTCAGCGCCCCCATGCTTTCATCGTCGTCTTCATCGTCTTCAATGTTGATGAGCACAAATTGAAGCTGGAGCAGTAGCGAACGGATCGTCGACGCGTCGCGATCGTTGATCGCGGCATCCAGAGCAGAAGGGTTCGATTCGGTGGTCATGGATGCACACTCGAGGTTCGGTTTGGGAAAAAGGATTGGCTGATGGGAAAAAGCCAAGTAGCGGGCTTTCTCGACCGATAGTGTACCAGAAGTTAGTTTGCCGTCATCACGCCCTGATTCAGGTAAAACAGGTAAACAGGGGCAGATATGGCACCTATCCGGTTCTTTGATAGACTGGGTTCGCACGCGCGGGGCCACCAAGCCCCTTTCCCACCAAGCTTCCTCCTCAAGGATTCCCACCGATGACCCACCCAAAGATCCCCTTTCAAGCCACGGCACCGACGACAGCGCGGCGGATGTTTCTGAAATCGACCGTTGCGACCGGTGCCGCCGTTTCGGTCCCCTATTTCGGTTCCACCCAATCCTCGTTTGCGGCGGAATCCAAATCGAAAAATGCTAAGATGTCGATCGGGGTGATTGGCGCCGGAGGAATGGCAAACGGGAACATCAACACCGCCAAAGAGTGGTTGGATGTCGTTGCCGTTGCAGATGTGGACGCCAAACACCGAGAGGCGTTTGGCGCAAAATTCAGTGGTGGCAAAGCGGACCTCTACGAAGACTATCGTGCCATTCTGGATCGCGATGACATCGACATCATCCACATTGCAACCCCGGACCATTGGCATACCAAGCCATTGATTGAAGCGATGCTTGCCGGAAAGGACGTCTACTGCGAGAAGCCATTGACCCTCACCATCGACGAGGGCAAAAAGATCCGTGAAGTCCAGAAGAAGACGGGCCGGATTGTTCAGGTGGGGACTCAGCAGCGAAGCACGTTCAATCTGTTCGTCAAGGCGATGGCGCTCGTTGCCGACGGCCGACTCGGCCGGATCCAGCAAGTTCAAGCTGCGATCGGCAGTGGTCCCTCCAGTCCCGAGGTGCCGGTGGCTCCCATTCCGAAAGAGCTGAACTGGGATCGGTGGCTTGGCCCCACTCCCAAGGTCCCGTATCGCTACTTGGCCCAACCAGGCAGTCAACGAGCCAAAACAAACTGTCACTTCGAGTTCCGCTGGTGGTACGACTACTCAGGCGGAAAATTGACCGATTGGGGCGCTCACCATGTCGATATCTGCAACTGGGCGTTGAAATTGAATGGGCAAACCGCAGGACCGCTGTCGATTAGCGGCTCGGCAAAGCATCCGGTTGAATTCCAGGACGGTTATCCGGTCCAGAAGGACCGCTACAACACGACGACCCAGCTTCGTTTCACCGTTAAGTACCCAGGTGATACGGAATTGATTATTCGCAGCGACACGCGTAGCGGCGTCTTGATCACCGGTGACAAAGGACGCATCTTCGTCAGCCGTGGCTCCTTGACCGGCAAGCCCGTCGAAGATTTGGTGAGTCAACCACTGCCCGAGGACGCGATTAGCAAGGTCTACAAGGGCTTGCCGATGGAATTCAACGAGCGGAAAGCCCACTGGGCCAATTTCCTGCATTGTGTCCGTGAGCGAAAAGAACCGATTTCGGACGTCCACAGCCACATGCAAATGCTGAACGTCTGCCATTTGGCTGGGATTTCAGCTCGTTTGGGGCGTGATTTGCAATGGGATGACACCGCGGAGCAAATTGTTGGCGACGACCAAGCCAATCGCTTCTTGTCCCGACCTTACCGCGAAGGCTATGAAATCGAGATGTAGCAGCCCTCACACACCGTGAGAGGTAGCCTATGCTGCCCAAGCCGAATCCCAACGCCGCAGGGTGAGTAGTCGCCATGCGGCGTTTTTTGATTTATGCTCTTTGCCAGAGCGGAACCGCGCTTCTACCCACAACTTTTCTGGAAAATAGCCCATGACTGAAAAATATCGTCCCGCAACCTTAGCCCTTCACGCCGGTCAAGTCCCCGATCCAACGACCAACAGTCGCGCGGTTCCGATCTATGCGACCACCAGCTACACGTTCAACGATACCGATCATGCAGCTGCCCTGTTCGGATTGACCGAATTCGGCAACATCTACAGCCGCTTGATGAACCCCACGGTCGATGTGCTTGAAAAACGGCTTGCAGCGCTCGACGGA
This window contains:
- a CDS encoding secretin N-terminal domain-containing protein; protein product: MHQVRQSFIYVFALTGCLVSFSAAVAQSENANAVVSYALRHKSVREAEAVFAPLVADSPDVHIQADEQHGRLVLTGPPWAHDLLKQVLDRIDRNLDDGSAAAESTIRLQPPQSTGPQTQTPTTPRDVPVRLPKPNSPSGMRRSQQALPSAQTDAPQKTERTRRLMPLPMGQSKAIRDDVLRLFGERLQMATGVTAWTMDTPSGPLQIGFDLEREDVLIDGPVGTVDQFTQLLKALAERYQRQQTAGTQQRVLMLKREVQPKVRQMMQSSRSPSSTSTAVDAEGASLREERARMLFKLTGIQQSVGQVAEDLYAPEPLPAPTGQPAGQPDEEGPREQDADAAQPSQNAASSQPQLAPSLPQLEGVEVETLPDLDAIILRGRDQDLDQLSEIIRELEQLSRETQPAIELIRLRHASSVRVAELIEQTQEDLLGTRQGRATVTPLAKPNALLLLGWGEAVTALKELTLKLDRPLAPEMQFNIFRLKYASATSLQQTIASFFAGREGELAPTIQSTVDVRTNSLIVDAAPRDMVAVARLVERLDTLEGGAVQRTRVFPIQNSMAADVAETLRETIQGAQSATRSTGMELMLDDLDRERTIVSGVLENVQITVDARKNSLIVSAPAENFDIIEALIQRLDSPGMVAKIKIFPIQNGDAASLIQTLRSLLPSQPGADPVTSAQLSSAPGESSLAPLRFTVDVRSNSIIATGSDGDLKIVDALLLRLDEADAMQRQNTVYQLKNSPAVDVALAINEFLRNTRQVENASPGTLNPYAQLEKEVVVVPEPVSNKLIVSATPRYFDEVRRMIEKLDEQPPQVMIQVLIAEVLLNESDEFGVELGIQDSVLFDRSLLGDLLTVTSTSQLTQAGGAVSSVTQDTVISASNEPGFNFNSTDPLGNSGSANALSNASNVGGQGLSNFALGRSNAELGFGGLVLSASSQNVSVLLRALEESRRLEVLSRPQVLTLDNQPAFIQVGQRVPRITGSTINQIGQQNTVTLENVGLILGVTPRISPEGNVTMEIDAEKSEVGPESEGIPVSISADGTVVRSPRVNVASAQATVSAADGETIILGGLISTNRKQHHRKVPWLGDLPLIKHLFRYDSVSSRRAELLIILTPHVVRSPSDMERLKQTEMARMSWCACDVFDLHGEIISDCNSGSLFDASCEDYEVEVIYPHDDPRGLAPRNMDSQATGYGSGVVHPPLVPPADPAVHPNADAEWAQPQNRPDPMWPAVEPSLQPLSSTGPAMPDASVEQGGF
- the tsaB gene encoding tRNA (adenosine(37)-N6)-threonylcarbamoyltransferase complex dimerization subunit type 1 TsaB, yielding MVGITQLAIETTGRSGSLAILVDQDIVYQHDLGAKSRTAAAIGPALKDAIDWCRRESDGVDFISVADGPGSFTGLRIGVTLAKMLSYSLQVPLVSVDSLAAIAATIFSGACPSLDSAGQQSTVSENSVLENLGPEVILVATDAYRGQFFTGSFRRLDTLPDLDRLSDRWSAHPKCVKIVGAADWAVDLRQVDLTRVALAGEAKPFGNLAQRRVAASQPDAVGVGLLGVRAARLQKWVDPAQLVPRYLRGSAAEEKAASKLNGQESKGKN
- a CDS encoding metallophosphoesterase family protein, with amino-acid sequence MKRALISDIHGNFDALTAVLADIRSVGVDDIYCLGDIIGYGPNPCECLDAVMKNAKSTILGNHDQAALFDPEGFNPMALQAIYWTRDQLDNGPGSSDQINARWDFLGELPRHVDEGEYRFVHGSPRDPTNEYVFPEYVFDTRKMEILFGKIQQYCFMGHTHLPGVFTTECEFISPDECDYVYQLGNPKVMVNVGSVGQPRDEDSRACYAILDTDAHTVTYRRVGYDIDAVANKIYGIPDLADALGDRLKHGR
- a CDS encoding metallophosphoesterase family protein encodes the protein MTRTAILSDIHGNLAALRAVLLDVESQKVDRIVCLGDVVGYGPQPCACLDQAMKFDFCVLGNHDSSALFDPEGFNIAAEQAIFWTRTQLESGSDGPDASRRRMEFLCKLPRTVREGGVLFVHGSPRSPTNEYVFPEDTQNGKKMEKLFSLIPHLCFQGHTHVPGIFTPELRFLRPADLAGGYGVSNSAHRLMINVGSVGQPRDGDPRSCYVLFDEQVVEFRRVEYDIEETVKEIEAEPELDNFLGYRLRDGR
- the tgt gene encoding tRNA guanosine(34) transglycosylase Tgt — translated: MTHFHFSLRHHDAGTAARRGEFSTPHGTVQTPGFMPVGTQGTVKGVTIDQVAASGAEMILGNTYHLALRPGHQTVRRLGGLHGMTGWKGPILTDSGGFQVFSLEAIREINEEAATFRSHIDGAIIRLTPEHSIEIQESLGSDVAMVLDHVVALPAERHEVIDAMERSIRWARRCLDAATREDQARFAIVQGGLDVELRQQCASELSSMDFEGFAIGGLSVGEPPPEMYRITEATCPYLPAEKPRYLMGVGTPVDLLESVARGVDLFDCVMPTRNGRNAMAFTDQGKIKIRNAVHREDIRPLEASCPCLACRHSRGYLRHLFVAKEMLGPILLSIHNLTYYQRLMAGVREAIEQDLLGEFIASKKAGWASSPSSS